Proteins co-encoded in one Clarias gariepinus isolate MV-2021 ecotype Netherlands chromosome 13, CGAR_prim_01v2, whole genome shotgun sequence genomic window:
- the LOC128536310 gene encoding zinc finger protein 513 codes for MPRRKQSNPQPVKLGTEDAVGVGNPESLVLETDFLLEQGFEETDYTIIGIERDSDSVTADMGIPAYAFSDEDCSSYNRLSMESDFEDPRDTESEREEMGGDSAFAPYLSCRQCGQLLGDPLSGALDVAGLYCLQCGGEERGAEQNHEQGKEATSARASQQKGHRVKSTPNSYKTFSCKLCSFTSRYSNHLKRHMKTHNGEKPYQCQHCTYASAQLVNLQRHVRTHTGEKPYKCDYCTFACNSLGNLKRHRRMHTQEKPNKCSQCEYCASSSHTLKRHMMVHKTDESTAVMEESVGSDLSLHISADPDFLQSIGSLHAAHHPPSLLEAETLGPESEPMPELLFPFTCRVCGLAMEDEEGEAMHICSKCTLDMLAKSSPSSPEKGDKLFSCTSCPFITQYPNHLVRHMKTHSGEKPYKCPQCNYASAHFDNLKRHHRVHTGEKPYKCHLCDYACGNLANLKRHERIHSGSKPFQCTVCNYSCNQSMNLKRHMLRHTGEKPFKCQECAYTTGHWDNYKRHQKKHGHSPEGWMKMPLPEKEEEEEEEGEM; via the exons ATGCCCAGGAGAAAACAATCAAATCCACAGCCTGTCAAAT TGGGGACTGAAGATGCTGTTGGTGTTGGGAATCCAGAGAGTTTGGTTCTGGAGACTGATTTCCTCCTTGAACAGGGTTTCGAAGAGACTGACTACACGATCATAGGAATTGAGAGAGACTCTG ATTCAGTAACTGCTGACATGGGAATTCCAGCATACGCCTTTAGCGATGAGGACTGCTCCAGTTACAACCGCCTCAGCATGGAAAGTGACTTTGAGGACCCCCGAGACACCGAAAGCGAACGGGAGGAGATGGGCGGAGACTCAGCCTTTGCCCCATACCTCTCCTGCAGGCAGTGTGGCCAGCTACTTGGTGATCCTCTTAGTGGGGCCCTAGATGTGGCAGGACTATACTGTCTTCAGTGTGGTGGTGAAGAGAGGGGAGCAGAGCAGAATCATGAACAGGGAAAGGAGGCCACATCTGCTAGGGCTTCCCAACAGAAAGGCCACAGAGTGAAGTCCACCCCCAACTCCTACAAAACATTCTCGTGTAAACTGTGCAGCTTTACCTCGCGCTACTCCAACCACTTGAAGCGGCACATGAAAACACACAATGGCGAGAAGCCGTACCAGTGCCAGCACTGCACGTATGCTTCAGCTCAGCTGGTTAACTTACAGAgacatgtgcgcacacacactggggAGAAGCCATACAAATGTGACTACTGTACATTCGCCTGCAACTCCCTAGGCAACCTAAAGAGGCATCGGCGCATGCACACTCAGGAGAAGCCAAACAAGTGTAGTCAATGTGAATATTGTGCAAGTAGCAGCCACACCCTGAAACGACATATGATGGTACATAAGACAGATGAATCCACAGCTGTAATGGAAG AGAGTGTAGGGTCTGATCTGAGTCTACACATTAGTGCTGACCCAGACTTTCTGCAAAGTATTGGGAGCCTGCATGCTGCTCATCACCCCCCCAGTCTGTTGGAGGCTGAGACCCTAGGCCCGGAGTCAGAGCCGATGCCTGAGCTGCTTTTCCCCTTCACATGTCGTGTTTGTGGCTTGGCAATGGAGGATGAGGAAGGAGAGGCCATGCACATCTGCAGCAAGTGCACTCTGGACATGCTAGCTAAGAGCTCTCCATCTAGCCCTGAGAAAGGGGACAAGCTTTTCTCATGCACTTCATGCCCCTTTATCACACAGTACCCCAACCACCTGGTGCGGCACATGAAGACTCACAGTGGGGAAAAGCCTTACAAATGTCCACAGTGCAACTATGCCTCAGCCCACTTCGACAACCTAAAAAGGCACCACCGCGTGCACACAGGCGAGAAGCCTTACAAGTGCCACCTGTGCGACTATGCTTGTGGAAACCTGGCTAACCTAAAGCGACATGAACGCATCCACTCAGGTTCCAAGCCCTTCCAGTGTACCGTTTGCAACTACAGCTGTAACCAGAGCATGAACCTAAAGCGCCACATGCTGCGCCATACTGGTGAAAAACCGTTTAAGTGCCAGGAGTGTGCCTACACCACAGGCCACTGGGACAACTACAAGCGGCACCAAAAAAAGCACGGCCACTCTCCTGAAGGGTGGATGAAGATGCCATTGCCAgagaaagaagaggaagaggaggaggaaggcgAGATGtag